A genomic window from Helicobacter sp. MIT 21-1697 includes:
- a CDS encoding cation diffusion facilitator family transporter, which yields MPYNKDSHHINYGTSVRNHKLRFTPKSAQSLPKRESTSRSSLKNLKDSLQDTFKAAQKEQFVLKASMFGALALAIFGISFGILVKSMAVIFDGFVALISVGLGALSVVTSRYIYKEDDDIFQYGYVRFEPMVNLFKSLVLVFICIYAFINALQSIINGGYEVELGGAAIYSACAFIFCAALFAYTSLYAKVLESDLIQVDNTEWKIDCVLYLGTLLAFGVIYMLPYLGDMSDTLTDSISTLSYYIDPALLAVLSLLLCISPIRIAIANFKDLIMVAPAEIDEKITQIMEHLSEEFGFSDYDTHTAKSGRFYMVEVNILTHENFKPTTMKEFDCIRERIEKALEIPSYKIWLSVSFTANPKWL from the coding sequence ATGCCATACAATAAAGATTCGCATCACATCAACTATGGCACAAGTGTGCGCAATCATAAATTGCGTTTTACTCCAAAATCTGCACAATCCCTGCCTAAAAGAGAATCCACCTCGCGTTCATCGCTTAAAAATCTTAAAGATTCACTCCAAGATACCTTCAAGGCTGCACAAAAAGAACAATTCGTGCTGAAAGCTTCAATGTTTGGTGCGCTTGCTCTAGCCATTTTTGGCATAAGTTTTGGGATTTTAGTCAAATCTATGGCAGTGATTTTTGATGGTTTTGTTGCGCTTATTAGCGTAGGCTTAGGTGCGCTTAGTGTGGTAACTTCGCGTTATATCTATAAAGAAGATGATGATATTTTCCAATATGGCTATGTGCGTTTTGAGCCAATGGTCAATCTCTTTAAATCTCTCGTGCTTGTTTTTATTTGCATATATGCCTTTATCAATGCGTTGCAAAGTATCATTAATGGTGGCTATGAAGTAGAACTTGGCGGTGCAGCGATATATAGTGCGTGTGCGTTTATATTTTGTGCGGCTTTGTTTGCCTATACCTCGCTGTATGCAAAAGTGTTAGAATCTGATTTGATTCAAGTAGATAATACAGAATGGAAAATTGATTGTGTGCTGTATTTAGGCACATTGTTGGCTTTTGGTGTGATTTATATGTTGCCATATTTGGGCGATATGAGCGATACCCTTACAGATTCTATAAGCACTCTTTCATACTATATTGACCCAGCACTTTTAGCTGTGCTTTCCTTGCTCCTTTGTATATCACCTATTCGCATAGCTATTGCAAACTTCAAAGATTTGATTATGGTAGCCCCAGCTGAAATTGATGAAAAAATCACGCAGATTATGGAACATTTAAGCGAGGAATTTGGTTTTAGCGACTATGACACGCATACGGCAAAATCAGGGCGATTTTATATGGTAGAAGTCAATATTCTGACACACGAAAATTTTAAGCCCACGACTATGAAAGAATTTGATTGCATTCGTGAGCGTATTGAAAAAGCCCTTGAGATTCCAAGCTATAAAATATGGCTTTCTGTGAGCTTTACTGCAAATCCCAAGTGGTTATAG
- a CDS encoding argininosuccinate synthase yields MAAIKKVVLAYSGGLDTSVILKWLGDNYHCEVVTFTADIGQGEEVEPAREKALKLGIKSENIFIEDLREEFIKDFVFPMFRANTIYEGEYLLGTSIARPLIAKRLVEIASKVGADAIAHGATGKGNDQVRFELGAYALNPHIKVIAPWREWDLNSREKLLAYAESAGIAIEKKQNKSPYSMDANLLHISYEGQILEDPNVQPEEDMWRWSVSPLNAPDKPESISIEFKNGDGVGINGVKLSPARFWEKLNELGGKHGIGRLDLVENRYVGMKSRGCYETPGGTIYLKAHRAIESLCLDREEAHLKDSIMPKYAELIYNGYWFSPEREALQALIDKTQQRVSGIVRLELYKGNVIVIGRESKNSLFNAAYSTFEEDSVYNQKDAAGFIKLNALRFIIAGIARK; encoded by the coding sequence ATGGCAGCAATTAAAAAAGTCGTTTTGGCATATAGTGGCGGGCTTGATACAAGTGTGATTTTAAAATGGCTTGGAGATAATTATCATTGTGAGGTTGTAACTTTCACAGCTGATATTGGACAAGGCGAAGAAGTTGAACCTGCGCGAGAAAAAGCTTTAAAACTTGGGATAAAAAGTGAAAATATCTTTATTGAAGACTTGAGAGAGGAGTTTATCAAAGATTTTGTTTTTCCTATGTTTCGTGCAAACACTATTTATGAGGGCGAATATTTGCTTGGCACAAGCATAGCGCGCCCTCTTATTGCAAAAAGGCTTGTTGAGATTGCCTCAAAGGTAGGTGCAGATGCGATAGCACACGGCGCGACAGGAAAAGGCAATGACCAAGTGCGCTTTGAGCTTGGCGCGTATGCACTTAATCCTCATATAAAAGTTATCGCTCCTTGGCGCGAATGGGACTTAAACAGCCGAGAGAAGCTCCTAGCTTATGCAGAATCTGCAGGGATTGCTATTGAGAAAAAGCAAAATAAATCGCCTTATTCAATGGACGCAAATTTATTGCATATCAGCTATGAGGGGCAGATTCTAGAAGACCCAAATGTTCAGCCAGAAGAGGATATGTGGCGTTGGAGTGTTTCGCCTTTAAATGCGCCAGATAAGCCAGAATCTATTAGCATTGAGTTTAAAAATGGTGATGGTGTCGGCATTAATGGTGTGAAACTTAGTCCTGCACGTTTTTGGGAGAAACTTAATGAGTTAGGAGGCAAACACGGCATTGGACGCCTTGATTTGGTAGAAAATCGCTATGTGGGTATGAAATCACGTGGTTGCTATGAAACGCCCGGTGGCACGATATATTTAAAAGCTCATCGTGCAATAGAATCTCTTTGCCTTGATAGAGAAGAGGCACATTTAAAAGATTCTATAATGCCAAAGTATGCGGAGCTTATTTATAACGGCTATTGGTTTAGTCCAGAACGCGAGGCACTGCAAGCACTCATTGATAAGACACAGCAAAGAGTAAGTGGCATAGTGCGTCTTGAACTCTATAAGGGAAATGTGATTGTCATAGGGAGAGAATCTAAAAATTCTTTATTTAATGCAGCATACAGCACTTTTGAGGAAGATAGTGTGTATAATCAAAAAGATGCAGCAGGGTTTATCAAACTCAATGCTTTGCGTTTTATTATTGCAGGAATTGCGCGTAAATGA
- the minD gene encoding septum site-determining protein MinD, whose protein sequence is MAQVITITSGKGGVGKSTATANLAVGLAMELESSGKKVVAIDFDIGLRNLDMLLGLENRIVYDVIDVMEGKCNLAQALINHKKTKNLFFLPASQTKDKTILDKDKVGALINELKNGFDYILIDSPAGIESGFEHAILWADRALIVVTPEVSSVRDSDRVIGIIDAKSHKAQQNEEVQKHIIINRIKPELVKKGEMLSTDDVLNILALPLIGLIPEDSKIVSATNSGEPVIYTQAPSAKAYARIAKRILGHEVAFATLESEGVMNTLKRIFK, encoded by the coding sequence ATGGCGCAAGTTATTACAATCACTTCGGGCAAAGGTGGTGTGGGGAAATCTACCGCAACTGCAAATCTTGCTGTGGGTTTGGCTATGGAGCTAGAATCTAGTGGCAAGAAAGTTGTAGCGATAGATTTTGATATTGGTTTGCGCAACCTTGATATGCTCCTTGGGCTAGAAAATCGTATCGTATATGATGTCATTGATGTAATGGAGGGTAAATGCAATCTCGCCCAAGCTCTCATCAATCATAAAAAAACGAAAAACCTTTTCTTTCTCCCAGCATCACAAACAAAAGATAAAACAATCCTTGATAAAGATAAAGTGGGTGCGCTCATTAATGAGCTCAAAAATGGATTTGACTATATCCTTATAGATTCTCCAGCAGGGATTGAGAGTGGCTTTGAGCACGCGATATTGTGGGCGGATAGAGCGCTTATTGTTGTTACGCCAGAAGTGAGTTCGGTGCGTGATAGTGATAGGGTGATTGGCATTATTGATGCAAAAAGCCATAAAGCGCAGCAAAATGAAGAAGTCCAAAAGCATATCATCATCAATCGCATTAAGCCAGAGCTTGTGAAAAAGGGCGAAATGCTTTCAACTGATGATGTGCTTAATATCCTTGCATTACCGCTTATTGGGCTTATCCCAGAGGATAGTAAGATTGTGAGTGCGACAAATTCTGGTGAGCCTGTGATTTATACCCAAGCACCAAGTGCAAAAGCTTATGCACGAATTGCTAAGAGAATCTTAGGGCACGAAGTTGCTTTTGCAACTTTAGAAAGTGAGGGAGTGATGAACACACTCAAAAGGATTTTTAAATGA
- the minE gene encoding cell division topological specificity factor MinE produces MSFLNIFGHSSQKSATLAKERLKLVLAHERTANIPYLEDMQKEILQVVQKYTRSSKIEFSTNSNQNINTLEVEITLGN; encoded by the coding sequence ATGAGCTTTCTTAATATATTTGGGCATAGCTCACAAAAAAGCGCGACTTTAGCAAAAGAGCGTCTTAAGCTTGTTTTGGCACACGAACGAACAGCAAATATTCCCTATCTTGAAGATATGCAAAAGGAGATTCTCCAAGTTGTGCAAAAATATACGCGCTCAAGCAAAATTGAATTTAGCACAAACAGCAACCAAAATATTAACACCCTTGAGGTAGAAATCACATTAGGAAACTAA
- a CDS encoding divergent polysaccharide deacetylase family protein translates to MRIWFFVLLCVCHINVWADSILTFLQDTSAPTQSAEQYISIQHPIIQGFNKAFSQIHSDNFINLDSQANSLDAPPPKQQDSQSLSTPSPAPQSVTKPKVLLIMDDLSTLAQIRHLEYLKLNITPSIFPKTKHNPSTPHLAQRVLKNGKSFMIHLPLEAQHFIQKELEPIKMGASRESIKQDILAIKNDFPQLVYLNNHTGSKFTQSKADMINLLSVFDELGLKFIDSVTTSHPASESIAREQKRLIMARDIFLDNQSDVAYTKAQLKSLMKKAQKKGYAIAICHPHPTTFRALAQMRDEINATLELISPQELESYLLAHTTYYVRSPFTP, encoded by the coding sequence ATGCGTATTTGGTTTTTTGTGCTTTTATGTGTGTGTCATATAAATGTATGGGCAGATTCTATTCTCACTTTCTTACAGGATACATCAGCACCTACGCAGAGTGCAGAGCAGTACATTTCAATACAGCACCCCATTATACAAGGTTTTAATAAAGCATTTTCACAGATTCATTCAGATAATTTTATCAACCTTGATTCTCAAGCAAACTCTTTAGATGCTCCCCCTCCAAAACAGCAAGATTCTCAATCTCTAAGCACACCATCTCCTGCACCGCAAAGTGTTACAAAGCCAAAGGTGTTGCTTATTATGGACGATCTTTCTACGCTTGCGCAAATAAGGCATTTAGAATATCTCAAGCTCAATATCACACCCTCTATTTTTCCAAAGACAAAGCATAATCCCTCTACTCCACATCTCGCACAACGCGTACTTAAAAATGGCAAAAGTTTTATGATTCACCTCCCACTTGAAGCCCAACATTTTATACAAAAAGAGTTAGAGCCCATAAAAATGGGTGCAAGTAGAGAATCTATTAAGCAAGATATTTTGGCGATTAAAAATGACTTTCCACAGCTTGTGTATCTCAACAACCATACAGGGAGTAAATTTACCCAAAGTAAAGCCGATATGATAAATCTTTTAAGCGTATTTGATGAATTGGGATTAAAGTTTATTGATAGTGTTACAACTTCACACCCTGCAAGTGAAAGTATCGCTAGAGAGCAAAAGCGGCTTATTATGGCGCGTGATATTTTTTTGGATAATCAAAGTGATGTTGCCTATACCAAAGCCCAGCTTAAATCTTTGATGAAAAAAGCGCAAAAAAAAGGCTATGCGATTGCCATTTGCCACCCTCACCCAACGACTTTTAGAGCATTAGCACAAATGAGAGACGAGATTAATGCTACTTTGGAGCTTATTTCGCCTCAAGAGTTAGAATCTTATCTCCTCGCGCATACCACATATTATGTGCGCTCGCCATTTACGCCATAA
- a CDS encoding DNA-processing protein DprA translates to MIADIAPLENLPKAFEILTNPPQKLFYRGKNAAISTLLECEHKIAIVGTRKPNPYTKSFVATLANKIAHNNGVVVSGGALGVDIIAHTHAYPRTIMFSPASLEILYPKSNADMISKMMQECLVLSEYEKEYMPHKYSFLERNRLVIALSDKVIIPQADKQSGSMQSARIALELGKPLFVLPHRVGESEGTNALLASGEAQAIYDVNAFIESIFGAQSIIRDEDDEILRFCANNPSFEEAYERFGAKIYEYELEGKIIRESSFIRVP, encoded by the coding sequence ATGATTGCCGATATTGCACCTCTTGAGAATTTGCCCAAAGCCTTTGAAATCCTCACAAATCCGCCACAAAAGCTTTTTTATCGTGGAAAAAATGCAGCAATTTCTACTTTGCTTGAGTGTGAGCATAAAATCGCCATTGTTGGCACACGCAAACCTAATCCTTATACAAAATCCTTTGTCGCCACACTTGCGAATAAAATTGCGCATAATAATGGTGTGGTAGTAAGTGGTGGGGCTTTGGGTGTAGATATTATCGCTCATACTCACGCTTATCCGCGCACGATTATGTTTTCTCCGGCGAGTTTAGAGATACTCTATCCTAAGAGTAATGCAGATATGATTAGCAAAATGATGCAAGAGTGCCTTGTTTTGAGTGAGTATGAAAAGGAGTATATGCCCCATAAGTATAGCTTTTTGGAACGAAATCGCCTTGTCATTGCTTTAAGTGATAAGGTGATTATCCCTCAAGCTGACAAGCAAAGTGGCTCAATGCAGAGTGCGCGCATTGCTTTGGAGTTGGGAAAACCTCTTTTTGTGCTACCTCATCGCGTAGGTGAGAGTGAGGGCACAAATGCTTTACTTGCTTCAGGGGAGGCACAGGCTATTTATGATGTGAATGCTTTTATAGAATCTATTTTTGGAGCACAGAGTATAATAAGAGACGAGGATGATGAGATTTTGCGTTTTTGTGCAAACAATCCAAGCTTTGAGGAAGCTTATGAGCGCTTTGGTGCAAAGATATATGAATACGAGCTTGAGGGAAAAATCATTAGAGAATCTAGCTTTATACGCGTGCCATAA
- the ruvX gene encoding Holliday junction resolvase RuvX, which translates to MTHNILACDVGLKRIGLATLTQGIILPLTPIIRSNRNQAAKELTNVLKERDIHILVVGMPSGGEAAHSDMQKRISHFIALLDFEGEMCFVNEDYTSSNALESLSYMKRQNRAKAQKDGRIDSLSACEILQRYMQSHNI; encoded by the coding sequence ATGACACATAACATTCTTGCGTGTGATGTGGGGCTGAAGCGTATTGGCTTAGCCACACTGACACAAGGCATTATCCTCCCTCTCACTCCTATTATTCGTAGTAATCGCAATCAAGCCGCAAAAGAGCTTACCAATGTCCTCAAAGAGCGTGATATACACATACTTGTCGTGGGAATGCCAAGTGGTGGAGAGGCGGCACATAGTGATATGCAAAAGCGTATTTCTCATTTTATTGCGCTTCTTGACTTTGAAGGTGAGATGTGCTTTGTCAATGAAGACTATACAAGCTCCAATGCTTTAGAATCTCTCTCGTATATGAAAAGACAAAATCGTGCTAAAGCCCAAAAAGATGGGCGCATAGATTCTCTAAGTGCGTGTGAAATCCTGCAACGATATATGCAATCGCATAATATTTAG
- a CDS encoding NINE protein: protein MQEENGQLQASIISGNWEGKVSKDSLMLLQGRLAQVTNENAIASFGLIQLKSPVVGLILGLLFGGLGVDRFYKGDMGLGALKLIVFIIGFALSFLIIPPIFPCIWILLDFFLVYRGIRKDNFEKINKQLLLSGV, encoded by the coding sequence ATGCAAGAAGAAAATGGACAACTTCAGGCGTCAATAATAAGTGGGAATTGGGAGGGTAAAGTCTCTAAAGATTCTTTAATGTTATTACAAGGGAGATTAGCTCAAGTTACAAATGAAAACGCAATAGCGTCCTTTGGACTTATCCAACTTAAAAGCCCTGTGGTAGGATTAATTTTAGGTTTGCTTTTTGGTGGATTGGGTGTAGATAGATTCTATAAGGGTGATATGGGGCTTGGAGCACTTAAGTTAATTGTTTTTATCATTGGTTTTGCTTTATCATTCTTAATTATTCCTCCTATTTTTCCTTGTATTTGGATATTGCTTGATTTTTTTCTCGTGTATAGAGGTATAAGAAAAGATAATTTTGAGAAAATAAATAAGCAATTATTGCTTTCAGGCGTATGA
- a CDS encoding NINE protein, giving the protein MQEENGQLQEQQAQIVGAKWRGKVPKNHLELLQGRLAQITDEKKIASLGLIELKSPVVGLILGLLFGGLGVDRFYKGDTGLAIGKFLSCFIIVGFFWTIIDWFLVWKGIKKDNFEKINNQLLLSGV; this is encoded by the coding sequence ATGCAAGAAGAAAATGGACAACTTCAGGAACAACAAGCACAAATCGTTGGTGCAAAATGGCGGGGCAAGGTCCCAAAAAATCATTTGGAATTACTCCAAGGGAGATTGGCTCAAATTACAGATGAGAAAAAAATCGCTTCTCTAGGGCTCATTGAACTCAAAAGCCCTGTGGTAGGATTGATTTTAGGTTTGCTTTTTGGTGGATTGGGTGTAGATAGATTCTATAAAGGTGATACTGGACTTGCAATCGGTAAGTTTTTATCGTGTTTTATTATTGTTGGATTCTTTTGGACGATTATTGATTGGTTCTTAGTATGGAAAGGCATTAAGAAAGATAACTTTGAGAAAATCAATAATCAACTGCTGCTCTCTGGAGTGTAG
- a CDS encoding DUF262 domain-containing protein yields the protein MNDYTLRNFLRGYESFLIPNYQRDYAWEERNFEELWEDLEESIELADRESLQDKGHFLGTIVISPTESNNKKRIDVIDGQQRLTTTFMLLIALWERLSDNERMYRGKDTLYNGNDYKLQVSQSNRDFFKCILENAQSNNLPSETQLALKPSTQGQYNLYKVFNCILGKVGSFDTQEACTYFTKLLDMRLICFSEQNAGVAIRTFQSVNDRGVPLRLLDKLKSLLIYYSNRYCNDEKLDCMINDSFGEIFGISMRIFNHPYRTAVFATQSNEIDDIERDVFRYHLGSRTFENFEKSFLGTYKESAETHYVRLKQAIKALAQQDKEKLNVFLSDYSDDLKAFFHAMLRIFERINEDKDCAMFKAIMIENLNPMYYNTFVRLEIDDKLNEEMITLFTKADCILTKMNGKLKDPYDLIKDYKDKDSVALAQSIKDKVKNTKGINVENNINDFVENTYNQTHKKVFHYLFIERECREVDIGHLLQLLDKEDKERGKKVNQEMEHIISQSVYENDDINTIKAKDFSDKDELGRYINTYGNFLSLEKAYNAKASNNGDEHKKEVYKKSALPFVVSFDPKKVNKDFIKERNEEMKKYLKTEFFKDFL from the coding sequence ATGAATGATTATACATTACGCAATTTTTTAAGAGGTTACGAATCATTTTTGATTCCAAACTATCAAAGAGACTATGCGTGGGAAGAAAGGAATTTTGAAGAATTATGGGAAGATTTAGAAGAAAGCATAGAGTTAGCAGATAGGGAGTCTTTACAAGATAAAGGACATTTTCTAGGCACGATTGTTATATCTCCTACAGAATCAAACAATAAAAAAAGAATTGATGTGATTGATGGGCAGCAGAGGCTTACTACAACTTTTATGCTTTTAATTGCATTATGGGAGAGATTAAGCGATAATGAGCGAATGTATCGTGGTAAAGATACTCTTTATAATGGCAATGACTACAAACTTCAAGTTTCCCAATCTAATAGGGATTTTTTTAAATGTATTTTGGAAAATGCTCAAAGCAACAATCTACCGAGTGAAACTCAATTAGCACTCAAGCCATCTACACAGGGGCAATACAATCTCTATAAGGTGTTTAATTGCATACTTGGCAAGGTTGGAAGCTTTGATACTCAAGAGGCTTGCACATATTTCACAAAGCTTTTAGATATGAGACTTATATGTTTTAGCGAACAAAATGCAGGGGTAGCTATCCGCACATTTCAAAGCGTAAATGATAGGGGTGTGCCATTGCGACTTTTGGATAAGCTCAAATCTCTCTTAATTTATTATTCCAATCGTTATTGTAATGATGAAAAGCTTGATTGTATGATTAATGACAGCTTTGGTGAGATTTTTGGAATCTCTATGCGGATTTTTAATCACCCTTATCGCACAGCAGTTTTTGCTACACAATCTAATGAGATTGATGATATTGAGCGCGATGTATTTCGGTATCATCTTGGAAGCAGAACTTTTGAAAACTTTGAGAAATCTTTCTTGGGAACATATAAAGAATCTGCCGAAACGCATTATGTGAGATTAAAACAAGCAATTAAAGCTCTTGCTCAGCAAGATAAAGAAAAACTCAACGTATTTTTAAGTGATTATAGTGATGATTTAAAAGCATTTTTCCACGCTATGTTAAGAATATTTGAGAGAATTAATGAGGATAAAGATTGTGCAATGTTTAAGGCAATAATGATTGAAAATCTTAATCCGATGTATTATAATACTTTTGTGCGCTTAGAGATTGATGATAAACTCAATGAGGAGATGATTACGCTTTTTACTAAGGCAGATTGTATCTTAACCAAGATGAATGGGAAACTCAAAGATCCTTATGATTTGATAAAAGATTATAAAGATAAAGATAGTGTGGCACTCGCACAATCTATTAAGGACAAGGTTAAAAATACAAAAGGCATAAATGTTGAAAACAATATTAATGATTTTGTAGAGAATACTTATAATCAAACACATAAAAAAGTATTCCACTATCTCTTTATTGAAAGAGAATGTAGGGAGGTTGATATTGGGCATTTATTACAACTTTTAGATAAAGAAGATAAGGAGAGAGGTAAAAAAGTCAATCAAGAAATGGAACATATCATATCTCAAAGTGTTTATGAAAATGACGACATTAACACAATAAAAGCTAAAGATTTTAGTGATAAAGATGAGCTAGGAAGATATATAAACACTTATGGTAATTTTCTTTCGCTTGAGAAAGCATATAATGCCAAAGCCTCAAATAATGGTGATGAACATAAAAAAGAAGTATATAAAAAATCTGCCTTGCCATTTGTGGTGAGTTTTGACCCAAAGAAAGTCAATAAGGATTTCATAAAAGAGCGCAACGAGGAAATGAAAAAGTATCTCAAAACAGAGTTTTTCAAAGATTTTCTTTAA
- the ybeY gene encoding rRNA maturation RNase YbeY: MSTMPTLDMDEDIFAQIGYLCDVLCKIGHLGLFERDLSRYTLEVLVVDSQNMRELNRTHRAKDSTTDVLSFPLDTLEGESKDDVVQMPQEMTICLGSIVINLELAEQVAQKRGHSVQEEVSLLFIHGLLHILGFNHEVDNGEQRAMEQRIIESLGFKESLIVREMDTKS, from the coding sequence ATGAGCACAATGCCCACACTTGATATGGACGAAGATATATTTGCTCAAATAGGCTATTTGTGCGATGTTCTTTGCAAAATAGGGCATTTGGGCTTATTTGAGCGAGATTTATCGCGCTACACTCTTGAAGTGCTCGTGGTGGATTCTCAAAATATGAGAGAGCTTAATCGGACTCATCGGGCAAAAGATAGCACAACTGATGTGCTAAGCTTCCCTTTAGACACGCTTGAGGGCGAATCTAAAGATGATGTTGTGCAAATGCCCCAAGAAATGACAATATGCTTGGGAAGTATCGTTATTAACCTAGAACTTGCCGAGCAAGTCGCACAAAAGCGAGGGCATAGTGTGCAAGAGGAAGTGAGTTTGCTTTTTATACACGGATTGTTGCATATTTTGGGCTTTAATCACGAAGTAGATAATGGGGAGCAACGCGCAATGGAGCAAAGAATCATAGAATCTTTGGGATTCAAGGAGAGCTTAATCGTGCGCGAAATGGACACAAAATCTTAG